One genomic window of Arachis stenosperma cultivar V10309 chromosome 10, arast.V10309.gnm1.PFL2, whole genome shotgun sequence includes the following:
- the LOC130955488 gene encoding histone H3.2 has translation MARTKQTARKSTGGKAPRKQLATKAARKSAPATGGVKKPHRFRPGTVALREIRKYQKSTELLIRKLPFQRLVREIAQDFKTDLRFQSSAVAALQEAAEAYLVGLFEDTNLCAIHAKRVTIMPKDIQLARRIRGERA, from the coding sequence ATGGCACGTACCAAGCAAACAGCTCGCAAGTCCACCGGCGGCAAGGCCCCGAGGAAGCAACTGGCCACTAAGGCCGCAAGGAAATCAGCTCCGGCAACTGGCGGAGTGAAGAAGCCACACAGATTCAGGCCCGGAACTGTCGCATTGAGAGAGATCAGGAAATATCAGAAGAGCACTGAGCTCCTCATTAGAAAGCTCCCATTCCAGCGTCTGGTTCGGGAAATCGCGCAGGATTTCAAGACCGACCTCAGGTTCCAGAGCAGCGCTGTGGCGGCTCTCCAGGAAGCCGCGGAGGCTTACCTGGTTGGGTTGTTTGAGGACACTAACCTCTGTGCCATTCACGCCAAGAGAGTCACCATTATGCCAAAGGATATTCAACTTGCAAGAAGGATTAGGGGCGAGAGGGCTTAG
- the LOC130958008 gene encoding carbamoyl-phosphate synthase small chain, chloroplastic-like, with amino-acid sequence MATKAFSVSFADITNSVSFPFASKPPTASLRHCVFSLTCSAGKGERPWKALDARLVLQDGSIWNAKSFGASGTQVGEVVFNTSLTGYQEILTDPSYAGQFVLMTNPHIGNTGVNFDDEESRRCFLSGLVIRTLSISTSNWRCVKALGDYLAERNIMGIYDVDTRAITRRLRQDGSLIGVLSTDNSKTKQELLQISQSWNIVGIDLISGVSCMSPLEWIDKIEDEWEFRPNKDPAGETFHVVAYDFGIKHNILRRLASYGCKITVVPSTWPASETLKIKPDGVILSNGPGDPSAIPYAVETVKNILGKVPVFGICMGHQLLGQALGGKTFKMKFGHHGGNHPVRNLRTGRVEISAQNHNYAVDPAILPKGVEVTHINLNNESCAGLAFPSQKVMSLQYHPEASPGPHDSDYAFREFV; translated from the exons ATGGCCACCAAAGCCTTCTCCGTATCCTTCGCTGACATCACCAACAGCGTCAGCTTCCCCTTCGCTTCTAAACCCCCAACCGCATCTCTGAGACACTGCGTTTTCTCACTCACTTGCTCTGCCG GTAAGGGTGAGAGGCCTTGGAAAGCTTTGGATGCAAGGCTTGTGCTTCAAGATGGTTCAATCTGGAATGCCAAATCATTTGGCGCTTCTGGAACCCAAGTTGGTGAAGTTGTTTTCAATACATCATTGACTGG TTATCAAGAAATTTTGACGGATCCTAGTTATGCTGGTCAGTTTGTGCTCATGACAAATCCGCATATTGGGAATACCGGTGTAAATTTTG ATGATGAGGAATCAAGACGGTGCTTCCTTTCTGGTCTAGTTATTCGGACTTTGAGTATCAGTACATCAAATTGGAGATGTGTTAAAGCACTCGGTGATTACTTAGCGGAAAGGAACATCATGGGAATCT ATGATGTTGACACGCGTGCAATTACACGAAGATTGAGACAAGATGGCAGTCTTATTGGTGTCTTGAGCACTGATAACTCTAAAACAAAACAGGAACTACTGCAGATATCTCAGTCTTGGAACATTGTTG GTATTGATCTAATAAGCGGTGTCTCATGCATGTCTCCACTTGAATGGATTGATAAAATAGAAGATGAATGGGAATTCCGTCCAAATAAAGATCCAGCTGGAGAAACTTTCCAT GTAGTTGCTTATGATTTTGGGATTAAGCATAATATACTTAGGCGCTTAGCATCATACGGATGTAAAATTACAGTTGTGCCGTCTACGTGGCCAGCATCAGAAACTTTGAAGATAAAGCCAGATGGGGTCATTTTAAGCAATGGCCCTGGAGATCCATCTGCCATTCCTTATGCTGTTGAAACTGTAAAGAATATTCTCGGAAAGGTGCCTGTTTTTGGAATTTGCATGGGCCATCAATTGTTAGGCCAGGCTTTAGGTGGCAAGACCTTCAAGATGAAATTTGGTCACCATGGAGGAAACCATCCTGTTCGCAACCTTAGAACTGGCCGTGTTGAAATTAGTGCTCAG AACCACAACTATGCGGTGGACCCTGCCATATTGCCAAAGGGGGTGGAGGTTACACATATCAATCTTAATAATGAAAGTTGTGCTGGTCTAGCCTTTCCTTCTCAAAAAGTTATGTCCCTTCAATACCACCCTGAAGCATCCCCTGGACCTCATGATTCTGACTATG CTTTTAGAGAGTTTGTGTAG